The proteins below are encoded in one region of Campylobacter rectus:
- the fliQ gene encoding flagellar biosynthesis protein FliQ, translating to MQSTLIELGIETFKIALYLSFPMLLAGLSAGLIISIFQATTQINEMTLSFVPKIILVVVVIIFLMPWMVSMMVDFTTRMIEFIPNFVQ from the coding sequence ATGCAATCAACGCTCATAGAACTCGGTATCGAAACCTTTAAGATCGCGCTTTATCTAAGCTTCCCGATGCTGCTGGCGGGCCTGTCGGCGGGCCTTATCATCAGTATATTCCAGGCTACGACGCAGATAAACGAGATGACGCTAAGCTTCGTGCCAAAGATCATCCTCGTCGTCGTCGTGATTATATTTTTGATGCCGTGGATGGTCTCGATGATGGTCGATTTCACGACGCGTATGATAGAGTTTATCCCGAATTTCGTGCAATGA
- a CDS encoding lysophospholipid acyltransferase family protein — translation MKEFLAAALDFILCRITIFITGVRPPQELLNIGDGTKIYYANHASHGDFLLIFVSLPYRVRKRVRPVAAAEYWQGGPVRRFLAKNVFNMVLISRRKDPLEALTQMSEALRTHSLIIFPEGTRKMNDDLALQPFKSGIFRLAQQCPDVPLVPVWIKNARNVLPKGFFVPIPLLCELIVGEEIFYGGEGKGEFLQKAQDALLAMSETQNDKTKA, via the coding sequence ATGAAAGAGTTTTTAGCCGCGGCGCTTGATTTTATCCTTTGCCGTATCACGATATTTATCACGGGCGTACGGCCGCCGCAGGAGCTTTTAAACATCGGCGACGGAACTAAAATTTACTACGCGAATCACGCTAGTCACGGCGATTTTTTGCTGATTTTCGTCTCGCTGCCATATCGCGTGAGAAAGCGCGTGCGTCCCGTCGCGGCGGCGGAGTATTGGCAGGGCGGGCCCGTGCGTAGGTTTCTTGCTAAAAACGTGTTTAACATGGTGCTAATCAGCCGCCGTAAAGACCCGCTGGAGGCACTGACGCAAATGAGCGAGGCGCTACGGACGCACTCTCTCATTATCTTTCCCGAAGGCACGCGCAAGATGAACGACGACCTCGCGCTGCAGCCTTTTAAAAGCGGGATATTTCGTCTGGCGCAGCAGTGTCCTGACGTCCCGCTAGTGCCCGTATGGATCAAAAATGCGCGCAACGTCCTGCCTAAGGGCTTTTTCGTGCCTATCCCGCTGCTTTGTGAGCTGATCGTGGGCGAGGAGATATTTTACGGCGGCGAGGGCAAGGGCGAGTTTTTACAAAAGGCGCAAGACGCGCTGCTAGCGATGAGCGAGACGCAAAATGACAAGACGAAAGCCTAG
- a CDS encoding phosphatase PAP2/dual specificity phosphatase family protein gives MKTKPFLSQLIALVVVAAIFYASYGATNALSAARANVLEIYFAWERALPFWAWSIVPYWSLNLLYALGFFLCRDAGELARYVIQLLVAQMIATLFFIAFPLQMSWDKPAVSGFSGFLFSSLAAFDLPFNQAPSLHIILCVVVGAFYLRKARAVWLKAALAAWFALIGLSVLTTYQHHFIDIPTGLAAGCLVLLIRPLEGAPLSFAIAREAARYKWAALYLGLAFLTLFAAIVGAKIWGAWILWLSWASLSFALVACGYAFFGAGVFAKNGQGRHAAAAKALLLPYLCVARLNALFWLRGRWLSDEILPGLYLGSVKQAGKFDAVLDCAAEFERPGGAQIYASLPMLDMITPSVDELKRGADELERLVKMAFSSGENLLQSVAKLGSNFSAEANGYANEQNLKFHRQAGSRVNLQTCGAANKSKIAEMEQTLANSNERVAEANDKKVLVCCALGYGRSASVLLAWLVIYEGLGFDEALNLLKSRREKIAVSSSLRELIEQMAVRTS, from the coding sequence ATGAAAACAAAACCGTTTTTATCGCAGCTTATCGCGCTAGTCGTAGTTGCCGCGATATTTTACGCTAGCTACGGCGCCACGAACGCCCTCTCCGCCGCCCGCGCAAACGTGCTCGAGATTTATTTCGCGTGGGAGCGCGCGCTACCGTTTTGGGCGTGGAGCATCGTGCCGTATTGGTCGCTAAATTTGCTCTACGCGCTTGGATTTTTCCTCTGCCGTGACGCCGGGGAGCTCGCGCGCTACGTTATACAGCTGCTAGTCGCTCAGATGATCGCGACGCTGTTTTTTATCGCTTTTCCTCTGCAAATGTCGTGGGACAAGCCCGCAGTTTCGGGCTTTAGCGGCTTTTTGTTCTCGAGCCTTGCCGCCTTTGACCTCCCGTTTAATCAAGCCCCATCGCTGCACATCATACTTTGCGTCGTCGTGGGCGCATTTTACCTTCGCAAGGCGCGCGCGGTTTGGCTTAAAGCGGCGCTTGCGGCGTGGTTTGCGCTCATCGGCCTTAGCGTGCTGACCACGTATCAGCACCATTTTATCGACATTCCGACGGGGCTGGCTGCGGGCTGCCTTGTGCTCCTGATTCGCCCGCTAGAGGGCGCGCCGCTTAGTTTTGCCATAGCTAGGGAGGCCGCGCGCTACAAATGGGCGGCGCTATATCTGGGACTCGCGTTTTTGACGCTTTTTGCGGCGATCGTGGGAGCTAAAATTTGGGGCGCGTGGATACTGTGGCTATCGTGGGCGAGCCTTAGTTTCGCGCTGGTTGCTTGCGGTTACGCGTTTTTTGGTGCGGGAGTTTTTGCTAAAAACGGGCAAGGCCGTCACGCCGCCGCGGCTAAAGCTTTGCTTCTTCCCTATCTTTGCGTAGCGCGGCTAAATGCGCTTTTTTGGCTGCGCGGACGCTGGCTTTCAGACGAGATTTTGCCAGGGCTGTATCTGGGCTCGGTTAAGCAGGCGGGTAAATTTGACGCGGTGCTAGACTGTGCGGCCGAGTTTGAGCGGCCTGGCGGCGCGCAAATTTACGCGAGCCTACCTATGCTAGATATGATAACGCCGAGCGTAGACGAGCTAAAACGCGGCGCGGACGAGCTTGAGCGACTTGTGAAAATGGCTTTTAGCAGCGGCGAAAATTTATTACAAAGTGTGGCAAAGTTAGGATCAAATTTTAGCGCCGAAGCAAACGGCTACGCGAACGAGCAAAATTTGAAATTTCACAGGCAAGCGGGCTCGCGGGTAAATTTGCAAACGTGCGGCGCGGCAAACAAAAGCAAGATCGCCGAGATGGAGCAAACTCTTGCAAACTCAAACGAACGAGTTGCCGAAGCAAACGATAAAAAGGTGCTGGTCTGCTGCGCGCTGGGCTACGGCAGGAGCGCGTCGGTGCTGCTTGCTTGGCTAGTGATTTACGAGGGACTGGGCTTTGACGAGGCGCTAAATTTGCTAAAATCTCGCCGCGAAAAGATCGCAGTCTCTAGCTCGCTGCGTGAGCTGATAGAGCAGATGGCCGTCCGCACCAGCTAA
- a CDS encoding menaquinone biosynthesis family protein: MFKHINVAHSPDADDIFMYKAIDFGWVSSKNLKFSAAALDIQTLNDEALKGTYEATAISFALYPLICDEYALLRTAVSFGEGYGPKLVKKKGAVLKRNFKVALSGKHTTNALLFRIAYPQARIVYKNFLEIESAVLSGEVDAGVLIHESILDFSDELCVEREIWDIWSELAGENLPLPLGGMAVRRSLPITDAIECERVLTEGVRIATAHKPFLSHMLIERNLIRVDKEKLKTYLNLYANDSSVSMNETQLKAVNRLFALGYERGFYPLPIDAKNYLVPAEYNDIRFS; this comes from the coding sequence ATTTTTAAGCATATAAACGTCGCCCACTCGCCGGATGCGGACGATATTTTTATGTATAAGGCGATTGATTTCGGTTGGGTGAGCTCCAAAAATCTAAAATTTAGCGCCGCCGCGCTTGATATCCAGACGCTAAACGACGAGGCGCTAAAGGGCACGTATGAGGCCACGGCGATTAGCTTCGCGCTATATCCGCTCATCTGCGACGAATACGCGCTTTTGCGCACGGCGGTGAGCTTCGGCGAGGGCTACGGCCCAAAGCTAGTTAAGAAAAAGGGCGCGGTTTTAAAGCGAAATTTCAAGGTCGCGCTCAGCGGCAAACACACGACAAACGCCCTGCTTTTTCGCATTGCATACCCGCAGGCACGCATAGTTTATAAAAACTTCCTCGAAATCGAGAGCGCGGTCTTGAGCGGCGAAGTGGACGCGGGCGTTCTGATACATGAGAGTATTTTGGACTTTTCGGACGAGCTTTGCGTGGAGCGCGAGATCTGGGATATCTGGAGCGAGCTAGCGGGCGAAAATCTGCCGCTGCCGCTGGGCGGTATGGCGGTTCGCCGCAGCCTACCGATAACGGATGCCATAGAGTGCGAGCGCGTGCTAACGGAGGGTGTGCGTATCGCCACCGCGCATAAGCCCTTTTTGTCGCACATGCTAATAGAGAGAAATCTCATCCGCGTCGATAAAGAAAAGCTAAAAACCTACCTAAATCTCTACGCAAACGACAGCTCCGTCTCGATGAACGAAACGCAGCTAAAGGCGGTAAATAGGCTCTTTGCGCTCGGTTATGAGCGCGGATTTTATCCGCTGCCTATCGATGCCAAAAACTACCTCGTACCTGCCGAGTACAACGATATAAGGTTTAGCTAA
- a CDS encoding phosphatidate cytidylyltransferase has translation MNPQNHILNLFLGLIAVLVVSSAIAFILKAKFGAENKTISNLTSRINAWWAMILVIFAFTYMGKNAVIFLFLLVSFAALREFLSLIYIRRGDHIALVACFYVILPVQYIFIYADWYAMAMIFIPVYGFLFLPILAAICGDAAYFLERSTKIQWALMICVFCISHIPALLLLDLERGNGMELMLFLIIVVQSSDVLQYVWGKLFGKRKIAPSISPSKTVVGFAGGVLSASALAACLHHLTPFGAAGAFFIGLAVCMMGFLGGLVMSAIKRDLGVKDWGYMISGHGGMLDRMDSLCFAAPIFFHIVRYFYA, from the coding sequence ATGAACCCACAAAATCATATATTAAATCTATTTTTAGGACTCATCGCGGTGCTAGTCGTCTCTAGCGCCATTGCCTTTATCCTAAAGGCGAAATTCGGCGCCGAAAACAAAACCATCTCAAATTTGACCTCGCGCATAAACGCCTGGTGGGCGATGATTTTGGTCATTTTTGCGTTTACGTATATGGGCAAAAACGCCGTGATATTTTTGTTTTTGCTCGTGTCTTTTGCCGCATTGCGCGAGTTTTTGTCGCTCATCTACATCCGCAGGGGCGATCACATCGCGCTAGTGGCGTGTTTTTACGTGATTTTGCCCGTGCAGTATATTTTTATCTATGCCGATTGGTACGCGATGGCGATGATATTTATCCCGGTTTACGGATTTTTATTTTTGCCGATTTTGGCGGCTATTTGCGGCGATGCGGCATACTTTTTAGAGCGCTCGACGAAGATCCAGTGGGCGCTGATGATCTGCGTGTTTTGTATCTCGCACATCCCCGCACTTCTTTTGCTGGATCTTGAGCGCGGTAACGGCATGGAGCTGATGCTGTTTTTGATCATAGTCGTGCAATCTAGCGACGTACTGCAGTACGTCTGGGGCAAGCTTTTTGGTAAGCGCAAGATCGCGCCTAGCATCAGTCCGTCTAAGACCGTGGTCGGTTTTGCGGGAGGGGTTCTTAGCGCTAGCGCGCTGGCCGCGTGCCTACATCATCTCACGCCTTTTGGCGCTGCGGGGGCGTTTTTTATCGGGCTTGCCGTTTGTATGATGGGCTTTTTAGGAGGGCTTGTTATGTCTGCGATCAAGCGCGATCTGGGCGTCAAGGACTGGGGCTACATGATCAGCGGGCACGGCGGGATGCTTGACCGCATGGACTCGCTGTGCTTTGCGGCGCCGATATTTTTTCACATAGTTAGATATTTTTACGCGTGA
- a CDS encoding bifunctional alpha/beta hydrolase/class I SAM-dependent methyltransferase: MEFKESYFITSDGAKIFYRYRLAADVACENQGANEVNLSEDGKFDESNLSAGAANETSNLTIEQAGGADENAEPNFGGEGKFEEQNLPNGGENLDSNLNEASKCGASNLSEKELAENAEQNLKFKAAPNAKAVAIFHRGHEHSGRTTHVADGLADESLSYFAWDQRGHGRSEGERGDAPSIGRLIADVDEFVAHIEQRFGFETQNLAVIAQSVGAVLVSAWLHDYAPRVRCAVLASPAFSVKLYVPFARAGLKALYCARGNFFVNSYVKAHYLTHDKQRQASYDADALITRAISVRILLGLYEAAQRVVSDAAAITTPTLLLVSGDDWVVEHAPQHEFYNALGARVKRREILEGFYHDTLGESERERAFEIVREFVGERFRAPFSEVDCTHADEYGFSREEADRLATPLPRFSLKNLRFKFQRIFMQAVSPWVGGLKIGENTGYDSGSTLDYVYRNEPQGANKFFKFIDKFYLNAIGWRGIRERKRNIKLAIDQAVANLQERGEPLRLLDIASGHGRYILDAAQGHKFERITLRDYSDINVKAGSEMIKERGLQDVASFTQANAFDAASYEGLQDAYTLGVVSGLFELFPDNSVVRTALQGFSSSVRSGGYLIYTNQPWHPQLEMIARALSSHRQGAAWIMRRRSQAEMDQLVANAGFKKVREWIDGDGIFSVSLAVKI, from the coding sequence ATGGAGTTTAAAGAGAGCTATTTTATAACAAGCGACGGCGCGAAGATATTTTACAGATACCGCCTGGCTGCGGACGTAGCGTGCGAAAACCAGGGCGCAAATGAAGTAAATTTGAGCGAGGACGGCAAATTTGACGAGTCAAATTTAAGCGCCGGGGCCGCAAACGAAACGTCAAATTTGACTATCGAGCAAGCAGGCGGTGCGGATGAAAATGCGGAGCCAAATTTTGGCGGCGAGGGTAAATTTGAGGAGCAAAATTTACCAAACGGCGGCGAAAACTTGGACTCAAATTTAAATGAAGCTAGCAAATGCGGCGCGTCAAATTTGAGCGAGAAAGAGCTGGCTGAAAACGCCGAGCAAAATCTCAAATTTAAAGCCGCGCCAAACGCCAAAGCCGTAGCGATATTTCACCGCGGACACGAGCACTCTGGCAGGACGACGCACGTAGCGGACGGGCTAGCGGACGAGAGTTTGAGCTATTTTGCCTGGGATCAGCGCGGACACGGCAGGAGCGAGGGCGAGCGGGGCGACGCGCCGAGTATCGGCCGCCTCATCGCCGACGTGGACGAGTTTGTGGCGCACATCGAGCAGAGATTTGGCTTTGAGACGCAAAATCTAGCCGTGATAGCCCAGAGCGTGGGCGCCGTGCTGGTCTCGGCGTGGCTGCACGACTACGCTCCGCGCGTTCGCTGCGCGGTGCTGGCTAGTCCTGCGTTTAGCGTGAAGCTTTACGTGCCGTTTGCTAGAGCGGGACTAAAAGCGCTCTACTGCGCCCGCGGAAATTTTTTCGTAAACAGCTACGTCAAGGCGCACTATCTCACGCACGACAAACAGCGCCAGGCTAGCTACGACGCCGATGCGCTCATCACTCGCGCGATCTCGGTGCGCATACTGCTTGGGCTTTACGAGGCGGCGCAGCGCGTGGTTTCGGACGCCGCCGCTATCACGACGCCTACGCTACTGCTGGTTTCAGGCGATGATTGGGTCGTAGAGCATGCCCCGCAGCACGAGTTTTACAACGCTCTTGGCGCGCGCGTAAAAAGGCGCGAGATTTTAGAGGGATTTTACCACGATACGCTGGGCGAAAGCGAGCGGGAGAGGGCGTTTGAGATAGTGCGCGAGTTTGTCGGCGAGCGCTTTAGAGCGCCTTTTAGCGAAGTAGACTGCACGCATGCGGACGAATACGGCTTTAGCCGCGAGGAGGCCGATAGGCTAGCTACGCCGCTACCGAGATTTAGCCTGAAAAATTTGCGATTTAAATTTCAGCGGATATTTATGCAGGCGGTTTCGCCGTGGGTCGGCGGGCTAAAGATCGGCGAAAATACCGGCTACGATAGCGGCAGTACGCTTGATTACGTTTACCGAAACGAACCGCAAGGGGCGAATAAATTTTTTAAATTTATCGACAAATTTTACCTAAACGCCATCGGCTGGCGCGGTATCAGAGAGCGCAAACGAAATATCAAGCTAGCTATCGATCAAGCCGTGGCAAATCTGCAGGAGCGAGGCGAGCCGCTACGACTGCTCGATATCGCCTCGGGACACGGCAGATACATACTGGACGCCGCGCAGGGGCATAAATTTGAGCGCATAACGCTGCGCGACTACAGCGACATAAACGTAAAAGCCGGTAGCGAAATGATAAAGGAGCGCGGGCTGCAGGACGTCGCGAGCTTCACGCAGGCAAACGCCTTTGACGCCGCTAGCTACGAGGGTCTGCAGGACGCATATACGCTTGGCGTCGTGTCAGGGCTGTTTGAGCTCTTCCCGGATAACTCGGTCGTGCGCACCGCGCTACAAGGCTTTTCAAGCAGCGTAAGAAGCGGCGGCTACCTCATCTATACCAATCAGCCGTGGCATCCGCAGCTTGAGATGATCGCGCGCGCTCTATCTAGCCACAGGCAGGGCGCTGCGTGGATCATGCGCCGCCGCAGCCAGGCCGAGATGGATCAGCTCGTAGCAAATGCGGGATTTAAAAAAGTAAGAGAGTGGATAGATGGGGATGGGATATTTAGCGTGAGTTTAGCTGTTAAAATTTAG
- a CDS encoding DUF1287 domain-containing protein, translated as MKIWSKILLLALAANFAFAFSAEKLVQDARAQVGQTLFYDPSYERLAYPMGDVDMIRGVCTGVVVRALRGQDIDLQRLIHEDMSANFSAYPKNWGAKKTDKNIDHRRVPNIATYLKRKGYEAKGEFKAGDIVTWRLDNGRPHIGIVSDKFVAGKTPLVIHNIGLGAQEEDVLNVYEITGHFRIK; from the coding sequence ATGAAAATTTGGAGCAAAATTTTACTTTTAGCGCTCGCGGCGAATTTTGCCTTTGCATTTTCGGCCGAAAAGCTCGTGCAAGACGCTAGAGCGCAGGTCGGACAGACGCTGTTTTACGATCCTTCGTACGAGAGGCTAGCCTATCCGATGGGCGACGTGGATATGATAAGAGGCGTTTGCACCGGCGTCGTAGTTAGGGCGCTGCGCGGGCAGGATATCGATCTGCAGCGGCTCATTCACGAGGATATGAGCGCAAATTTTAGCGCCTATCCAAAAAACTGGGGCGCGAAAAAGACCGACAAAAATATCGATCATCGCCGCGTACCAAACATCGCCACCTACCTAAAACGCAAGGGTTACGAGGCGAAGGGCGAGTTTAAAGCCGGTGATATCGTGACGTGGCGGCTGGATAACGGCAGGCCGCATATCGGCATAGTTTCGGATAAATTTGTCGCCGGCAAAACCCCGCTCGTGATCCACAACATCGGGCTTGGCGCGCAGGAGGAGGATGTGCTAAATGTTTACGAGATAACGGGACACTTTAGGATAAAATAA
- a CDS encoding UDP-N-acetylmuramate dehydrogenase has translation MTQLIDFSKFSSVRVGGVHEVAVLESIEDVLKPGFAGRMMIGGANNLLVSPNPPAMMMLGGAFDYINLSGDVLGIGAATKSGKIYNFTKKHNIGGFEFLQNIPGTLGGLIKMNAGLCGVSISDDLLAVRLGRGRVERERINFSYRKSGIEGPIFGAEFKISREFDAALAADFAAKRANQPKGASFGSCFVNPPGDYAGRLIEAVGLKGYAIGGAKFSQQHANFIVNFNAATFADVTGLINLARERVLEQFGTELKTEVVIL, from the coding sequence ATGACGCAGCTTATAGACTTTTCTAAATTTAGCTCGGTGCGAGTGGGCGGTGTGCACGAGGTGGCGGTACTAGAGAGCATAGAGGACGTGCTAAAGCCGGGATTTGCCGGGCGCATGATGATAGGCGGCGCGAACAACCTACTAGTCTCGCCAAATCCGCCCGCGATGATGATGCTAGGCGGAGCGTTTGATTATATAAATTTAAGCGGCGACGTGCTTGGTATCGGCGCTGCGACGAAGTCGGGCAAAATTTATAACTTCACCAAAAAGCACAATATCGGCGGATTTGAGTTTTTGCAAAATATCCCCGGCACGCTAGGCGGGCTAATAAAAATGAACGCAGGGCTTTGCGGCGTTAGTATCAGCGATGATCTGCTCGCCGTGCGGCTGGGACGCGGCCGGGTAGAGCGTGAGAGGATAAATTTTAGCTACCGCAAAAGCGGGATCGAGGGGCCGATTTTCGGCGCCGAGTTTAAAATCTCGCGCGAATTCGACGCAGCGCTCGCCGCCGATTTTGCCGCTAAACGCGCAAATCAACCAAAGGGCGCTAGCTTTGGCAGCTGTTTCGTAAATCCGCCAGGCGACTACGCGGGCAGACTGATCGAAGCAGTGGGACTTAAAGGCTACGCGATAGGCGGGGCTAAATTTAGCCAGCAGCACGCAAATTTCATCGTAAATTTTAACGCCGCGACCTTTGCGGACGTGACCGGGCTCATAAATTTGGCCCGCGAGCGCGTTTTGGAGCAGTTTGGCACCGAGCTAAAAACCGAGGTCGTGATACTCTAG
- a CDS encoding CDP-alcohol phosphatidyltransferase family protein — translation MSIYELKPKFQNLLRPLARRLYSAGVTANQVTLIACILSILLGMLLAKFAEVSTLFFLLPIWMFLRMALNAIDGMLAREFNQKTPLGGYLNEATDVISDTALYLPFAFVAPFGWGIIALVIFLSFMSEFLGVLGQVHGSSRRYDGPMGKSDRAFVFGFIATIYAVLGQLPIWFSWALYIVAFLLALTCINRVRMGLRG, via the coding sequence ATGAGCATCTACGAGTTAAAACCCAAATTCCAAAACCTGCTTCGTCCGCTAGCAAGACGTCTTTATAGCGCCGGCGTTACGGCAAATCAAGTCACGCTCATAGCTTGCATTCTCTCTATTTTATTAGGTATGCTACTTGCTAAATTCGCCGAAGTTTCCACTCTATTTTTTCTACTGCCTATTTGGATGTTTTTACGTATGGCGCTAAATGCTATCGACGGTATGCTGGCTCGTGAGTTTAATCAAAAAACACCGCTTGGAGGCTATCTGAACGAAGCTACCGACGTCATCTCGGACACTGCGCTTTATTTGCCGTTTGCTTTTGTAGCTCCATTTGGGTGGGGTATTATCGCGCTCGTTATTTTTCTATCTTTTATGAGCGAGTTTTTAGGTGTCCTAGGTCAGGTACACGGTAGTAGCAGGCGATATGACGGGCCTATGGGTAAGAGCGACCGCGCATTCGTATTCGGGTTCATCGCTACTATATATGCGGTATTAGGTCAGCTGCCTATATGGTTTAGCTGGGCGCTTTACATAGTGGCGTTTTTACTTGCGCTTACCTGCATAAACCGAGTAAGGATGGGTTTAAGGGGGTAG
- a CDS encoding DUF805 domain-containing protein: MTFTESVKSCLSGYAKFEGRASRSEYWWFGVFNFLIDIVAICIDISASTIYEKSELVSTLVALAFLLPNLAVCVRRLHDLNKSGWWVLLFFIPIIGPIVLIIWFVMRGTVGTNNFGEDPIPESNLNNHQTTGE; the protein is encoded by the coding sequence ATGACTTTCACCGAATCGGTAAAAAGTTGCCTTAGCGGCTACGCAAAGTTTGAAGGCAGAGCATCTAGATCGGAGTACTGGTGGTTTGGAGTCTTTAATTTTCTGATAGATATAGTTGCGATTTGCATAGACATAAGTGCATCAACCATATACGAAAAATCAGAGCTTGTTTCTACGCTTGTAGCTTTAGCCTTTTTATTACCCAACCTTGCAGTCTGCGTTAGAAGACTGCACGACCTAAATAAAAGCGGTTGGTGGGTGCTGCTCTTTTTTATTCCAATCATTGGTCCAATTGTTTTAATTATATGGTTTGTTATGCGCGGTACGGTAGGAACGAATAATTTCGGCGAAGACCCTATTCCCGAAAGTAATTTAAATAATCATCAAACAACAGGAGAATAA
- a CDS encoding alpha/beta hydrolase fold domain-containing protein, protein MAQAGYIVAAIKYRTAPEVKFPDPLIDVKSAVRFLRTNADR, encoded by the coding sequence ATAGCTCAGGCGGGCTACATAGTCGCAGCCATAAAGTACCGCACGGCTCCGGAGGTTAAATTCCCGGATCCGCTCATCGACGTAAAATCTGCGGTAAGATTTTTGCGAACAAATGCGGATAGATAG
- a CDS encoding DNA adenine methylase codes for MENQAYLKEQILTYLGNKRSLLGFIEQGVNIAKHALGKEKLSCCDLFSGSGIVSRFLKSHANFIVANDLELYSRVTNECYLANADAEFKKELDFWHEKLTRQIGSNLQEGFICELYAPKDEANISAQDRVFYTKKNAAYIDTARQMIEALVPRDLRVFFVAPLLYSASVHANTSGIFKGFHKNKDGLGQFGGRGKHALSRITADISLLKPVFSNFNVKFDVQRRDANELAAELPPLDLVYLDPPYNQHPYGSNYFMLNLIASYERPSEISRVSGIARGWNRSVFNQKSAAAPAFFELISKLKAKFVLISFNSEGFIAREEFSENLARLGEVQILEKKYNAFRGSRNLASRPTHVSELLYVLKKA; via the coding sequence ATGGAAAATCAGGCGTATTTAAAAGAGCAAATTTTAACTTATCTAGGCAACAAACGCTCGCTTTTAGGCTTCATCGAACAAGGCGTAAATATCGCAAAACACGCGCTTGGCAAAGAAAAACTAAGCTGCTGCGACCTTTTTAGCGGTAGCGGCATCGTGTCGCGGTTTTTAAAATCCCACGCAAATTTCATCGTCGCAAACGACCTGGAGCTTTATAGCCGCGTAACAAATGAATGCTACCTCGCAAATGCGGACGCGGAGTTTAAAAAAGAGCTTGATTTTTGGCATGAAAAATTAACTCGCCAAATCGGCTCAAATTTGCAGGAAGGCTTTATCTGCGAGCTTTACGCGCCAAAAGACGAAGCAAATATCTCAGCCCAAGACCGCGTCTTTTACACGAAAAAAAACGCCGCCTATATAGACACCGCGCGCCAGATGATCGAGGCGCTAGTGCCGCGGGATCTGCGCGTTTTTTTCGTCGCTCCGTTGCTGTATTCGGCTAGCGTGCACGCCAATACCAGCGGCATTTTTAAGGGCTTTCACAAAAACAAGGACGGCCTGGGGCAGTTTGGCGGACGCGGCAAACACGCGCTATCTCGCATCACGGCAGATATCAGCCTGCTTAAGCCCGTTTTTTCAAATTTTAACGTCAAATTTGATGTGCAAAGGCGAGACGCAAATGAGCTTGCCGCCGAGCTTCCGCCGCTTGATCTGGTCTATCTTGATCCGCCTTATAACCAGCACCCCTACGGCTCGAACTACTTTATGTTAAATTTGATCGCTAGCTACGAGCGTCCGAGCGAAATCTCGCGGGTTTCTGGTATCGCTAGGGGCTGGAACCGCTCGGTTTTTAATCAAAAATCAGCCGCCGCGCCGGCATTTTTCGAGCTAATCTCAAAGCTAAAAGCTAAATTCGTGCTCATCTCGTTTAACTCCGAGGGCTTCATCGCGCGCGAGGAATTTAGCGAAAATTTAGCAAGGCTGGGCGAAGTGCAAATTTTGGAGAAAAAATACAACGCCTTTCGCGGTAGCAGAAATCTAGCCAGTCGTCCGACGCACGTGAGCGAGCTGCTTTACGTTTTAAAAAAGGCGTAA